The following coding sequences lie in one Peromyscus maniculatus bairdii isolate BWxNUB_F1_BW_parent chromosome 3, HU_Pman_BW_mat_3.1, whole genome shotgun sequence genomic window:
- the Smim30 gene encoding small integral membrane protein 30, translated as MNSVSTQLILVLTSLLLILPVVEAVEAGDAIALLLGVVLSITGICACLGIYARKRNGQM; from the coding sequence ATGAATTCGGTGTCAACACAGTTGATCTTAGTCCTCACTTCACTGCTGTTGATTCTGCCTGTTGTTGAAGCTGTAGAAGCTGGAGATGCGATTGCACTCTTACTGGGAGTGGTTCTCAGCATTACAGGCATCTGTGCTTGCTTGGGGATATACGCCAGAAAGCGAAATGGACAGATGTGA